In Deltaproteobacteria bacterium, the following proteins share a genomic window:
- a CDS encoding dodecin domain-containing protein gives MAVARKTEVIASSKESFQEAVNQAIKRASKTLHGITGLEVTSQKCKVDNGKILEYRVECAITFILDE, from the coding sequence ATGGCCGTTGCACGCAAGACTGAAGTCATTGCTTCATCGAAGGAAAGCTTTCAGGAGGCCGTCAATCAGGCGATCAAACGGGCTTCCAAAACCCTGCACGGAATCACCGGGCTGGAGGTGACCTCGCAAAAATGCAAGGTGGATAACGGCAAGATTCTGGAATATCGCGTCGAATGCGCGATCACGTTTATTCTGGATGAATGA
- a CDS encoding DUF5050 domain-containing protein: MLSNRNKKRALFFALMAIVACSGAVNEVVDDEDDGDTDADDGTDEEEVGTPVTLASDQSSPFGIAVDDTSVYWVTYGGGTVMKVAIDGGDPVELASGQSTPWGIAVDETSVYWTNSGSGTVMKVSIDGGDPVELASGQSSPHGITVDDTSVYWTNNSEGTVMKVAIDGGAPVTLASSQNLPDRIAVDGTSVYWVTFDGDTVMKVAIDGGDPVTLASDQDGAHGMTVDETSVYWTTAEGGTVMRVPIDGGDSVTLASGQGRPSMVVLDSSNVYWTNFDDDTIISLSQ, from the coding sequence ATGCTGTCAAACAGGAATAAAAAGAGGGCGCTTTTTTTCGCGCTGATGGCGATTGTCGCCTGTAGCGGCGCCGTCAACGAGGTGGTTGATGACGAGGATGACGGCGATACCGATGCCGATGATGGAACCGACGAGGAGGAAGTCGGTACTCCCGTCACGCTCGCCTCGGACCAGAGTTCTCCCTTCGGCATCGCTGTGGACGATACCAGCGTTTACTGGGTAACCTACGGCGGCGGCACGGTGATGAAGGTGGCCATCGACGGTGGCGATCCGGTTGAGCTTGCCTCGGGACAAAGCACTCCGTGGGGAATCGCTGTCGATGAAACCAGTGTCTACTGGACAAACAGCGGTAGCGGCACGGTGATGAAGGTGTCAATCGACGGCGGCGATCCGGTTGAGCTTGCCTCGGGACAGAGTTCTCCCCACGGCATCACGGTGGATGACACCAGCGTTTACTGGACCAACAATAGCGAAGGGACGGTGATGAAGGTGGCCATTGATGGCGGAGCTCCGGTGACGCTTGCCTCCAGCCAGAACCTTCCCGATCGCATCGCGGTCGACGGTACAAGTGTTTATTGGGTTACCTTCGACGGCGACACGGTGATGAAGGTGGCCATTGATGGCGGCGATCCGGTCACCCTTGCCTCGGACCAGGACGGTGCTCATGGCATGACCGTTGACGAAACCAGCGTTTATTGGACAACCGCCGAGGGGGGCACAGTCATGCGGGTCCCGATTGATGGCGGCGATTCCGTGACACTTGCGTCGGGACAGGGTCGTCCCTCGATGGTCGTGCTGGACAGTTCCAACGTCTATTGGACCAATTTCGATGATGACACCATCATCAGTTTGTCTCAGTGA
- a CDS encoding DUF4266 domain-containing protein: MNAFKKILLLIPSGLIFLLAACANVQQIDRGRLSKKTMQIEPMPHQKTFIDEAHSIREGAAGGVDQNAGGGCGCN, from the coding sequence ATGAATGCCTTCAAAAAAATTCTTCTTCTCATCCCTTCAGGCCTTATTTTTCTGCTCGCGGCCTGTGCCAATGTCCAACAAATCGATCGGGGGCGTCTTTCGAAAAAGACAATGCAGATTGAACCGATGCCTCATCAGAAAACTTTCATCGACGAAGCGCATTCCATCCGTGAAGGGGCCGCAGGCGGGGTGGATCAGAATGCCGGAGGCGGCTGTGGGTGCAATTAA
- a CDS encoding DUF3570 domain-containing protein, whose translation MGAIKKGAQIVLLIICLEGTAVARTKFELIMGFMNQFGHEGKQVFDGSGNEKTDIYEPVLFLEHQITPKTRIFGSFLADLWSSASEAIFDTDTGASGRAVAGGTPDTTLKRRIALDLGVSQKIKTWTITPRAGYAYEFDYRSINGGLRVDKSFAKDNFILSLDYHAYFDKARPLDAASGEFTPWQPKRVHTVNVSGSQILTPSDLILVGYSFTHQSGFLSGTENSVDLNGNRVSEVLPDRRLRHAATLRYIHGFTDALAVHIDNRLYFDDWGILSPTFEPSLYLAFNDDSGLIKFFYRFYLQSASTYYQDSFPVQKRFMTSDSDLASFQAHEGGTMISYQWDFHGWVKAITLSGAGLYYHRSNGLSAAVYEFGFGGAF comes from the coding sequence GTGGGTGCAATTAAAAAGGGGGCCCAAATTGTCCTCCTCATCATCTGCCTGGAAGGAACGGCCGTCGCCCGGACAAAATTCGAGCTGATCATGGGCTTCATGAACCAATTCGGGCATGAAGGGAAACAGGTTTTTGACGGTTCCGGCAACGAAAAAACCGACATTTATGAACCGGTCCTCTTTTTAGAGCATCAGATCACTCCCAAGACCAGAATTTTCGGCAGTTTTCTGGCGGATCTCTGGTCTTCCGCCTCCGAGGCGATTTTTGATACCGACACGGGGGCCTCGGGCCGCGCCGTGGCGGGGGGAACGCCGGATACCACGTTGAAAAGGCGAATCGCCCTTGACCTGGGGGTATCCCAAAAAATCAAGACATGGACGATAACGCCTCGTGCGGGATACGCCTACGAATTTGACTACCGTTCCATCAACGGCGGTCTGCGCGTCGACAAAAGTTTTGCAAAAGATAATTTTATCCTGTCTTTGGACTACCATGCCTATTTCGACAAGGCCCGTCCCCTTGATGCGGCGAGCGGAGAGTTTACCCCCTGGCAACCCAAAAGGGTTCACACGGTCAATGTGAGCGGCTCCCAGATTTTGACCCCTTCCGATTTGATTCTTGTCGGTTACAGCTTCACCCATCAATCCGGATTTCTTTCAGGAACCGAGAATTCCGTCGACTTAAACGGCAATCGCGTCAGCGAGGTTCTGCCCGATCGGCGCCTCCGACACGCCGCCACCCTCCGTTACATCCACGGATTTACCGACGCCCTCGCGGTCCATATCGATAACCGCCTCTACTTCGATGACTGGGGAATTCTCTCCCCTACCTTCGAGCCTTCCCTCTATCTGGCGTTTAACGATGACTCGGGCCTCATCAAATTTTTCTACCGGTTTTATCTTCAAAGCGCCTCGACCTATTACCAAGACTCCTTCCCCGTCCAGAAAAGATTCATGACGAGCGATTCGGATCTGGCCTCCTTTCAGGCCCATGAAGGGGGAACCATGATCAGCTACCAGTGGGACTTTCATGGCTGGGTCAAGGCGATTACATTAAGCGGGGCCGGTCTTTATTATCACCGGTCCAACGGTTTGAGCGCCGCCGTTTATGAGTTCGGCTTTGGAGGGGCCTTTTGA
- a CDS encoding FAD:protein FMN transferase, with protein sequence MEPAELIRKECALMGSPFTIRAYASPHIPLRLIHQWIELAFGEIARIEDLLTDFRPSPLNEINRMAGIRPVKVCREIFDLLELCLQISRDSDGAFDISYASVGLVWREAMKTGVPPAREEIDRAKQFVDFRKIGMNPETREVFLPHQEMKIGLGGIGKGYAVDRAFHLLKGLGVENFAVNGAGDIRVHSSPLAPRPWRIGIRNPFAERDAAMGGLLLQNGAVATSGDYERFFRHRGKSYHHVLDGRTGEITRGISSVTIMAASTVTADVCATTAMALGPDEGLKFLENKRGLSGFLVTADGSVIRTENLPKAEAGQWS encoded by the coding sequence ATGGAGCCGGCGGAACTGATCCGGAAAGAATGCGCCCTGATGGGTTCCCCTTTTACCATCCGGGCCTACGCCTCTCCCCACATCCCTTTAAGGCTCATCCACCAGTGGATTGAGCTTGCCTTCGGCGAAATTGCCCGAATCGAAGACCTTCTCACCGATTTCCGTCCCAGCCCCTTAAACGAAATCAACCGGATGGCGGGAATCCGGCCGGTTAAGGTCTGCCGCGAGATTTTTGATCTTCTTGAATTGTGCCTTCAAATATCCAGAGACTCCGACGGGGCCTTTGACATCAGCTACGCCTCCGTCGGCCTCGTATGGCGGGAGGCCATGAAAACCGGCGTCCCCCCGGCGCGGGAAGAGATCGATCGGGCAAAACAGTTCGTCGATTTTCGAAAAATCGGGATGAATCCGGAAACCCGGGAGGTTTTTCTCCCGCATCAGGAAATGAAAATCGGGCTTGGGGGCATCGGAAAAGGGTATGCGGTCGATCGGGCCTTCCATTTGCTCAAGGGCCTGGGGGTTGAAAATTTCGCCGTCAACGGCGCGGGCGACATCCGCGTCCATTCTTCCCCCTTGGCGCCGCGACCCTGGAGAATCGGCATCCGTAATCCTTTCGCCGAAAGGGATGCGGCCATGGGAGGGCTTCTCCTGCAAAACGGCGCCGTTGCGACCTCCGGCGATTATGAGCGTTTTTTCCGTCATCGGGGGAAAAGCTACCATCATGTCCTCGACGGTCGCACCGGCGAAATCACTCGGGGGATTTCCAGCGTCACGATCATGGCCGCCAGCACCGTGACGGCCGATGTCTGCGCCACAACAGCCATGGCCCTCGGGCCCGACGAGGGGCTGAAATTTCTGGAAAATAAGCGGGGCCTTTCCGGTTTTTTGGTCACGGCCGACGGGTCCGTCATTAGAACGGAAAACCTTCCCAAGGCCGAGGCCGGTCAATGGTCCTGA